A single region of the Thunnus maccoyii chromosome 10, fThuMac1.1, whole genome shotgun sequence genome encodes:
- the trip13 gene encoding pachytene checkpoint protein 2 homolog: MEMGNQKQDVHVEVLVKSQSTAKLSEVRTHVLSLLNRHSMVFGNYRWTEFDEDFLRKHVESVAIVDIEEMVTQPLDLKSCSVSVHIFTLNEDGPSTLSLEEDEELSAANHWLLPAAEFHGIWESLVYESGVKTQLLDYVTTTIYFSDKNVDSNLISWNRVVLLHGPPGTGKTSLCKALAQKLSIRLSSRYSYGQFVEINSHSLFSKWFSESGKLVTKMFQKIQQLIDDKDALVFVLIDEVESLTAARNACQAGTEPSDAIRVVNSVLTQLDQIKRHSNVVILTTSNVTEKIDLAFVDRADIKQYIGPPSEKGIYNIYLSCLEELMKCQIIYPRQQLFTMFELETMGFAKSEVSEHSLNLRNIALKSKGLSGRALRKLPFLAHSLFVKTPTVTLERFLEAMDRAVDRQKEEKANLVNGV; encoded by the exons aTGGAGATGGGAAACCAAAAACAAGACGTCCATGTGGAGGTCCTTGTTAAATCTCAAAG caCTGCTAAACTGTCTGAGGTGAGGACGCATGTTCTGTCTCTGCTGAATCGTCACAGCATGGTATTTGGAAACTACAGATGGACAGAGTTTGATGAAGACTTCCTACGCAAACACGTGGAGTCTGTGGCTATAGTTGATATAGAGGAAATGGTAACACAG CCCCTTGATTTGAAGAgttgctctgtctctgttcaCATCTTCACTCTGAATGAGGATGGACCGAGCACGCTCAGTttggaggaggatgaggagctTTCAGCAGCCAATCACTGGCTGCTGCCAGCAG ctgAATTCCATGGCATTTGGGAGAGTCTGGTATATGAGAGTGGAGTCAAAACCCAG CTCCTGGATTATGTCACAACAACAATTTACTTCTCCGACAAAAATGTCGACAGCAACCTGATTTCGTGGAACCGCGTTGTGCTGCTTCATG GACCCCCGGGCACAGGCAAAACGTCACTGTGCAAAGCTCTTGCCCAGAAGCTGTCAATCAGACTGTCTAGTCG GTATTCTTATGGGCAATTTGTTGAGATAAACAGCCACAGCTTGTTCTCAAAGTGGTTCTCAGAG AGCGGTAAACTGGTCACGAAGATGTTTCAAAAGATCCAACAACTGATTGATGACAAAGACGCTCTTGTGTTTGTTCTGATTGATGAG GtggagagtctgacagcagcgaGGAACGCCTGCCAAGCGGGAACAGAACCCTCTGACGCCATCCGTGTGGTCAACTCTGTCCTGACTCAATTGGACCAGATCAAACG ACATTCCAACGTCGTGATCCTGACGACTTCCAATGTGACAGAAAAGATTGACCTGGCTTTTGTGGACAGAGCTGACATCAAGCAGTACATCGGACCTCCATCTGAGAAGGGCATCTACAACATCTACCTCTCCTGCCTGGAGGAGCTGATGAAG TGCCAGATCATCTACCCCCGGCAGCAGCTGTTTACCATGTTTGAGCTTGAGACGATGGGCTTTGCAAAGAGTGAGGTGTCTGAACACAGTCTGAACCTGAGGAACATTGCTCT AAAAAGCAAAGGTTTGAGTGGAAGAGCACTCAGGAAGTTACCGTTTCTAGCTCATTCATTGTTTGTAAAG ACACCAACCGTGACTCTGGAAAGGTTTCTGGAGGCTATGGACCGAGCGGTGGATagacagaaggaggaaaaagcaAACCTAGTCAATGGTGTCTGA
- the nkd2b gene encoding protein naked cuticle homolog 2-like isoform X1 produces MGKLQSKHACKRRENPEGDSFVVNAFLRRGMEECERYSATDHKLKTMQEFPNGELKEGQFADQHCPLEVVLPPEKAEGCESYLQYLHSEDGEREILRDATKAPGKKRISLDDLECDVSVEDDNRQEWIFTLYDFDNSGKVTKEDMSSLMHTIYDVVDASVNHSCHNKSKTLRVKLTVTPEPRCHRRDTGTDRCHQEEGRSADKRLSSYISSKGQNNEAPATEGQHYCVDENTERRNHYLDLAGIENYTSRFDGSTPAIPPQEAHGRSCQNQSRSRSQEPEPQVVHQRRSQIISDSYNPTESRSKGTQFLKSPKGTYKGGGGNNGGSGGGKSAKCHGYHLPLQTMLHGGQDVYHMPHQAQPSSHHQHPLQYSHSKRLRAKAREALSPSKTPLSPQSHPQQQPPVPSVLPSLEREQVSGPPGSPGFVVPVVQRHEHHHHHEHHHHHHYHHYHQT; encoded by the exons ATGGGCAAACTTCAGTCTAAACATG CGTGTAAGCGCAGAGAAAACCCCGAAG GAGACAGTTTTGTTGTGAACGCCTTCCTCcggagagggatggaggaatGTGAGAGGTACAGTGCGACGGATCACAAGCTGAAGACCATGCAG GAGTTTCCAAATGGTGAGCTGAAGGAAGGACAATTTGCAGATCAACACTGTCCCCTAGAGG TGGTTCTTCCTCCAGAGAAAGCTGAGGGCTGTGAGAGCTACCTGCAGTACCTGCACTCAGAGGACGGAGAGCGAGAGATACTCAGAGATGCCACCAAAGCTCCAGGGAAGAAACGCATCAGTCTGGAT GACTTGGAGTGTGATGTTTCAGTGGAGGACGACAACCGTCAGGAGTGGATCTTCACGCTTTATGACTTTGACAACAGTGGGAAAGTGACGAAAgag GACATGTCCAGTCTGATGCACACCATCTATGATGTGGTTGATGCCTCTGTGAATCATTCCTGCCATAATAAGAGCAAGACTCTGCGTGTGAAACTGACCGTCACCCCAGAGCCCAGGTGCCACAGAAGAGATACAGGGACag ATCGCTGTCACCAAGAGGAGGGCCGTTCAGCTGACAAGCGGCTGTCCTCCTACATCAG cAGCAAAGGGCAGAACAATGAGGCACCAGCCACTGAGGGTCAGCATTACTGTGtggatgaaaacacagagaggaggaatcACTACCTGGACCTGGCTGGTATAGAGAACTACACCTCCAGATTTGATG GGAGCACCCCTGCCATCCCTCCCCAGGAGGCTCACGGTCGAAGCTGCCAGAACCAGAGCCGCTCCCGCTCCCAGGAACCAGAGCCCCAAGTTGTTCACCAGCGCCGCTCACAGATCATCAGTGATAGCTACAACCCTACAGAGTCTCGAAGCAAGGGGACACAGTTCCTCAAATCCCCCAAAGGAACCTACAAGGGAGGTGGAGGGAATAATGGAGGCAGCGGAGGTGGCAAATCCGCTAAATGTCACGGTTACCACCTTCCTCTGCAAACCATGCTGCACGGGGGTCAGGATGTGTACCACATGCCACACCAAGCCCAACCCTCCAGCCACCACCAGCACCCTTTGCAATACAGTCACAGCAAACGCCTTAGGGCCAAAGCCAGAGAGGCGCTGTCCCCGTCCAAAACCCCGCTGTCCCCTCAATCCCACCCCCAGCAACAACCCCCTGTGCCCTCTGTACTGCCAAGCCTGGAGAGAGAGCAGGTATCCGGCCCTCCTGGGAGCCCGGGGTTTGTCGTTCCTGTGGTTCAGCGCCATGAGCACCACCATCACCAcgaacaccaccaccaccaccactatcATCATTACCACCAGACATGA
- the nkd2b gene encoding protein naked cuticle homolog 2-like isoform X2, which translates to MGKLQSKHACKRRENPEGDSFVVNAFLRRGMEECERYSATDHKLKTMQEFPNGELKEGQFADQHCPLEVVLPPEKAEGCESYLQYLHSEDGEREILRDATKAPGKKRISLDDLECDVSVEDDNRQEWIFTLYDFDNSGKVTKEDMSSLMHTIYDVVDASVNHSCHNKSKTLRVKLTVTPEPRCHRRDTGTDRCHQEEGRSADKRLSSYISKGQNNEAPATEGQHYCVDENTERRNHYLDLAGIENYTSRFDGSTPAIPPQEAHGRSCQNQSRSRSQEPEPQVVHQRRSQIISDSYNPTESRSKGTQFLKSPKGTYKGGGGNNGGSGGGKSAKCHGYHLPLQTMLHGGQDVYHMPHQAQPSSHHQHPLQYSHSKRLRAKAREALSPSKTPLSPQSHPQQQPPVPSVLPSLEREQVSGPPGSPGFVVPVVQRHEHHHHHEHHHHHHYHHYHQT; encoded by the exons ATGGGCAAACTTCAGTCTAAACATG CGTGTAAGCGCAGAGAAAACCCCGAAG GAGACAGTTTTGTTGTGAACGCCTTCCTCcggagagggatggaggaatGTGAGAGGTACAGTGCGACGGATCACAAGCTGAAGACCATGCAG GAGTTTCCAAATGGTGAGCTGAAGGAAGGACAATTTGCAGATCAACACTGTCCCCTAGAGG TGGTTCTTCCTCCAGAGAAAGCTGAGGGCTGTGAGAGCTACCTGCAGTACCTGCACTCAGAGGACGGAGAGCGAGAGATACTCAGAGATGCCACCAAAGCTCCAGGGAAGAAACGCATCAGTCTGGAT GACTTGGAGTGTGATGTTTCAGTGGAGGACGACAACCGTCAGGAGTGGATCTTCACGCTTTATGACTTTGACAACAGTGGGAAAGTGACGAAAgag GACATGTCCAGTCTGATGCACACCATCTATGATGTGGTTGATGCCTCTGTGAATCATTCCTGCCATAATAAGAGCAAGACTCTGCGTGTGAAACTGACCGTCACCCCAGAGCCCAGGTGCCACAGAAGAGATACAGGGACag ATCGCTGTCACCAAGAGGAGGGCCGTTCAGCTGACAAGCGGCTGTCCTCCTACATCAG CAAAGGGCAGAACAATGAGGCACCAGCCACTGAGGGTCAGCATTACTGTGtggatgaaaacacagagaggaggaatcACTACCTGGACCTGGCTGGTATAGAGAACTACACCTCCAGATTTGATG GGAGCACCCCTGCCATCCCTCCCCAGGAGGCTCACGGTCGAAGCTGCCAGAACCAGAGCCGCTCCCGCTCCCAGGAACCAGAGCCCCAAGTTGTTCACCAGCGCCGCTCACAGATCATCAGTGATAGCTACAACCCTACAGAGTCTCGAAGCAAGGGGACACAGTTCCTCAAATCCCCCAAAGGAACCTACAAGGGAGGTGGAGGGAATAATGGAGGCAGCGGAGGTGGCAAATCCGCTAAATGTCACGGTTACCACCTTCCTCTGCAAACCATGCTGCACGGGGGTCAGGATGTGTACCACATGCCACACCAAGCCCAACCCTCCAGCCACCACCAGCACCCTTTGCAATACAGTCACAGCAAACGCCTTAGGGCCAAAGCCAGAGAGGCGCTGTCCCCGTCCAAAACCCCGCTGTCCCCTCAATCCCACCCCCAGCAACAACCCCCTGTGCCCTCTGTACTGCCAAGCCTGGAGAGAGAGCAGGTATCCGGCCCTCCTGGGAGCCCGGGGTTTGTCGTTCCTGTGGTTCAGCGCCATGAGCACCACCATCACCAcgaacaccaccaccaccaccactatcATCATTACCACCAGACATGA